The following is a genomic window from Calditerrivibrio sp..
TAGAACTTCATTTAAATGGGGCATACCTGTACCTGGTGATCCTAAACACATAATATATGTATGGATAGATGCCCTATCAAACTACATATCAGCATTGGGTTATCCCAATGTAGAAGATCTTTTTGGAAAATACTGGCCTGCAAACTATCATATTGTGGGCAAGGATATCCTAAGATTCCACACCGTCTACTGGCCAACTATGCTTATGAGTATCGGTATACCTTTGCCAAAATCTGTTTTTGCCCATGGTTGGTGGACAGTGGAAGGTCAAAAAATGTCCAAATCCTTAGGTAACGCTATTGATCCTAATTGGTTGGTGGAGAAATTCGGTGTAGATCAGATAAGGTATTTTCTGATGAGGGAAGTGCCTTTCGGATTAGATGGGGATTTTTCTTTTAAGGCACTGATACATAGAGTAAATAGTGACCTATCAAATGATCTCGGTAACCTATTAAATAGAACATTGGGAATGCTGGGTAGATATTTCGATGGTGTAGTCCAACCCTACACCGTATCAGATGAAGCAGATGATAAAATTGCCGATCAGATTATAAATACATTCAAAGAAATAGACAAAAACTTAAACGAACTTGCCTTTAATAAAGCCCTTATCGTTATATGGGATCTCATAGGAGCCCTGAATAAATATATTGACACCATGGCACCCTGGTCCCTTGCCAAAGACCCCAATAAAAAGGATAGATTGGGATCGGTTTTGTACACTGTACTCGATGGTATTAGAGCACTTTCTCTAATGCTGTATCCTTTTATGCCCAGCACAGCCTTAGAAATTAGAAGACAACTCAATACCAAAAGAGAGATCTATAAATCTACATTTGATGATCTATTAAAAGTAAGAGTCTTAGAGCATGGACAAAAGATCGGTGAAATTAAACAGCTTTTCCCAAGAATCGAAGAAGAAAAACTCCAGTTTGAAATAAAGAAAGAAACAGAAGAAACAAAACAAAGTGAAATGATCGATTACGACTATTTTTCAAAAATGCAGCTAAAAGCTGCTAAAATAATTGCAGCAGAAAAAGTTGAAAAATCAGAAAAATTACTAAAACTCAAAGTAGATCTTGGAAATGAACAAAAACAGATCATAGCAGGTATTGCTAAAAGCTATGCTCCAGAAGAACTTTTAGGTAAGACAGTGGTAATTGTATCAAACTTAAAACCAGCAAAACTAATGGGTCTAACATCAGAAGGTATGGTATTAGCAGCTTTTGATGGAGAGAAACACCATGTTGTAGAACTTCCAGATAATGTCCCAGCTGGGAGCATTGTAAAGTGATAATAGAAAAAAAAGATAGTTTTGAGTACAAAAGATTGATGGAGGAAATACAATTAATAAAAAAGTATAACCTATTTTTCACAGATACCCACGCCCATATCCATTTCAAAGAATACGAAGATATACATCTGTATCTCAAAAATTCAGAGCTACATGGTGTAAAAAGAGTTGTAACAATCGGAATCGATCTTGAAGACTCTTTACTAGCCAAAGAGGTCTCCACCAAACATGAACATATATATTTCAC
Proteins encoded in this region:
- the metG gene encoding methionine--tRNA ligase subunit beta; translated protein: RTSFKWGIPVPGDPKHIIYVWIDALSNYISALGYPNVEDLFGKYWPANYHIVGKDILRFHTVYWPTMLMSIGIPLPKSVFAHGWWTVEGQKMSKSLGNAIDPNWLVEKFGVDQIRYFLMREVPFGLDGDFSFKALIHRVNSDLSNDLGNLLNRTLGMLGRYFDGVVQPYTVSDEADDKIADQIINTFKEIDKNLNELAFNKALIVIWDLIGALNKYIDTMAPWSLAKDPNKKDRLGSVLYTVLDGIRALSLMLYPFMPSTALEIRRQLNTKREIYKSTFDDLLKVRVLEHGQKIGEIKQLFPRIEEEKLQFEIKKETEETKQSEMIDYDYFSKMQLKAAKIIAAEKVEKSEKLLKLKVDLGNEQKQIIAGIAKSYAPEELLGKTVVIVSNLKPAKLMGLTSEGMVLAAFDGEKHHVVELPDNVPAGSIVK